In Microbulbifer agarilyticus, the DNA window AGGTGATTTTGAGCCGGTAGTTGTTGAATAATCACAGCTCTTCTTTTGAGCGATACCCGTTGAGGGTGAGCGCTCTGTTTAATATCGATTTTTAAGGGCTAGGCATGAGTCAGCAAGCATTACTGGAATATTTCATTTCTAATCAATGGATTACTATTCCCGCATTCATCATATTTGTTATCGGGGTCACTTTGTGCTGGTTTGGTGGTTTGATGGCTGCGCTCACAGCAATAGGAAACCAGCGCTGGGCCTGGGGCTTGGTTACTATCTTTCTAGGGCCCGTCACCGGAATTCCGTATTCGCTATTGTACAAGGAGGCGGAGTATCCGAGGTCACTGATGATGAGAGGGTTATTGGTCATTCTCGTCGCAGCAATAATCTTTGGTGTCGGCTGGTTGGTTAGCTAGCAAGGCCAGTACACCCCACCACAGACTGTAAGAAGTAATGTTTTTCGATATTACAGGTGAATTCCCATGGAAAAGAGTCAGTTGGATGCGTTTGAAAATGTACCCTTCTATGTATGGGCAAAAGATGACGCAGGGGTGTACTTGTGGGCAAACAAGAGAATGGATGAGTATGCTGGCACGCGTGTAGCGGGGAAAACGGACTACGATATCTCAGCTCCGGATGTCGCCGCATCCCTACAGGCGGATGACAAAATCGTCGCGCAAACGGATACCGTGCATACCTTCAACGAGCAGGTTGACGATCCGAAGCGCGGCAGGGTGACTCTCAGTGTATGTAAGTATCCGGGGGAGTTGGATGGCAAGCGCTGTGTATTTGGTGTCAGTTTCTTTGTGGAAACGAGCTAAGGCTGGCTGGTCCGCGTTTCGTCGGGGGGCACCAGCCAGTTCAATCTGGCAGCAGGTCACTGATCAAGTCGTGTAGCGGCATAAGCGCATTTTCAAATCGTTTCCAGCGCGCGGACGAGCTTTTGTAGATGGGTTTTCTTACCTGGGCGACACTTGCTGTTTTCACGGTGCGATCGCTCTTGTGAAAATTGAGGCACTCATCGCTCCAGCCCACCCCGATAAAGTCCAGGATCCTCGCAATCTGAGCCCGCGGATCCTCAATCAGTGTTTCATAGTTAACACTGAGGATGGTATTTGGCGGCAATACTTGCTGCCAGTGATCCATTACCGCTCGGTAATAGCGGTAATAGCATGCCAGACCTTCAAAACTGTAGCTCCAATAGACTCCCTCCGAGTAGAGCTTTGAGAAATTGGAAAACAGTGTATCCATCGGGTGGCGCTGTACATGGATAATTTTTGCGTCTGGCAGTGCCAGTTGAATGAGCCCCAGGTGGGCAAAGTTGGCCGGCATTTTGTTGGATATATGTTTTGCTTCGGGCGCGAGCTCCCACAACGCGTTCAGATAGTCCTTTCCTATTGCCGTATAGTCCAGCGTTTTACTTGCCTGTGCGGTTTTACCTTGCCCAAGATTCCGTTCAATGGCGAGCCCCAAAGTCCGAATCTCACCGGCGCCATGGCAGTCGGGATGCGCATGTAATATTTGTTCGACCAATGTACTGCCAGCTCTCGGCATGCCCACAATAAATACGGCTTCAGCACCTTGTCGATGTGTTGGCTTGTTCGCCGTAAGGTACTCCAGGCAGTAGCGCTTACGTATCTGTTGCTCCTGCTCACGTAATCTTGCGTGGTCAAATTTGATTGACGCGGCCTGATTCTGGTTGCCGTTGCGGTAAGCCTCGAATGCCTGCGGATACTCTTTGCAGTCTTCGTTCGCTTTGCCTAACGCAAACCACACTTTAGCCTGGTCTTGCTGGGTTAGACTGTCGGCTTTCGCTGCCAGCGCTTCGAGCTGCTGGCGATGACTATCCTGCGCTTGATACTTGTGTATGGTGGCGAGGTTGTAGTGCGGGTTGATAAAGTCCGGTTTTATGGCGATTGCCTGACGTAAATAGTATTCGGCTTCGGTAAATTCGCCAGCTTGAGAAAGCAGGGTGCCAAGGTTGTTATTTGCCATCAAGTGATTGGGCGAGCGGGCAATCGCAGCTTTGTAATTTGCGATCGCCATTGCTGTTTGCCCACTATCTGCCTGGGCAATGGCCAGATTGTAGTAGGCTTCTGGATCTTCCGGGCTCAGCCGAATGGCGGTCGTTCCGGCACGCACGGCTTGCTCTAAATCTCCGCGGCGCCGGAGTAGCTCGGTGATATTTCGGTGGTAGAGCCCAATCTGTGGTGCGATTGTGATAGCGCGGGCAAGATGACGGGCACTTTGCTCAATTTCCCCTTGGGCAATCAGCGTTACCGCTAGGCCGTAAATGTGTCGATTTAGAAGGGCAGGTCATTTATTCCGAAAAGTACCATCGTTCCAGTTTCGGGCAAGAGCGTATCCGAAGAAGTCGTTATCCACTATCGATTTACCAATGCGAACTATAGAAGCAAGCCCTATTTGGTCCTGAATAACGTTGCGGACAAGTACCGGTGTGCAGAGTTTTGCCTGCATGATTCCTCTTGTGTTGTTTCTACCTACTATGATGAGAATTCTTGGAAGAAATTGCATTCACAATGCAAGTTAAGGAAGAGTATTAAAAACCCAGAGCTTGATGCGAAAGGCGCTCATAGCTGGATCAAATAACTTAGTTGGTTCGACTGTACTAGTTGTCGATATTGTTTTGCCTTGGGAATTTACGAGATAGCACTTTTAAAATATTATCCTTTGCAAAGTACGGATGGTGCTTGATGTTCCTCTTAAATGAGTAGCATGTCGATCAATCGAACGGCTCTATAAGGACTTACTATGCCAGCAATTGATGTTCAAAGTGTGCGAAGTGTTTTAGAAGGCGGCGGAAAAATTATTTTCAACCGCAACAATATCAATCCAACAAAGTGCTCAATGCAGGCTAAGCTCCCTGCGCCTCTTGGTACTTTTGATAATACCTTGATGGCAAAAGCCACTATTGCCGACAATACCATCAAGATGGTGGCGACGAAGGATAATGATCTGACGGCTAACGCTGTGAATGTGCTCTATGAAGATCAGTACGCGACTACCGGCAGTATTAAGCCGCCTGGGTACATCTTTTCCGACAGCTTTGGTGGCTGCTCTTTTTACCTGTTTCGTGGGCCAATGGGTAACATCCATGGCGCGCATGCTTCCCGGGGAAATCATGGACAGGTTACTAATCCCACCTCCTATTTCACTAGCCGTGGTGGCACACTTCTTTATACGTGGCACAGTAAAGGCAACATTCCCGATCAGCGCTTAATGAATTACGAGCTGGGTGCCGTGCTTGCGGTGGTCAATGCCGATGTGACGGATATTTTCTGCATCACCACAAAGAACCAGAAAGTAACCTCTGTGCTTAGCCATGAGCAAGTAAGTAACTCGGCAGGTTGATTGGTACGCGCCCTGATGCTGATTATTAGGGGCATTTTTCTGTATGTTTGAAAATTGAGCCGGTAGAAATGACATGTTTCTACCGGCTTTTTCTTTGATTTATCAAATTTTACGGAAGCGCGGGGTTCTGGTACTTTTAGGGAAGAATTGCTTTGTCGGCACGGCCGATAGAACAGTTAACCGTCATTATTGGTGAAAGTCTTATGAAACTGGTTTATACGCATGAGAACATTGCTATAGCCTCGAATGTTCAGTCGATACTCGAGGCCGCGGGAATTGAAACCGAGTTGAAAAATGAGTTTTCCGGTGCGGGCCGAGGTGAATTAGGCGTATTTGATACCTGGCCCGAAGTTTGGGTGCGTTCGGAAGCGCAGTATAAGAAAGCCCGCCAGTTAGTTGATTCGATCACGGAGTTACCAGAAGGCGGAGATTGGCGATGTGGGACTTGTGGCGAAGAAAATGGCGCTGCTTTTTTCACTTGTTGGTACTGCCAGTCCAAGAAGCCTGAATCATAGCCGGACGCTTGGCAATCTCTTCTATATCGTGCGTACTGGTGATCACGCGTCAAAATTCTACTCTTCTATTTTTGCTCCCCCTCCCTAATCTTGCTTTTTCCGCACCATCATTGCTCCGCTGAAAATGAAGTCTAACTACCTGTTTCTCGCTAGGTATTGAAGAGTAGGGGGGCAGTATTCCCTAGCGTAGTTTTTATTGGATCGGCATACCTTGGACTATGGTTGTAGCAACTTTTGGCCTGTGCACTTCGCCGGATGTCACCTTAATCACTGCATTAATTTGAATAGGGATGTTACTTATGCCATACGAGAATTTTCAGACGTTCACTGTAGAGGTTAAAGGCGCTGTTGCCTGGGTCACTTTTGATTTTCCGCCAGTGAATGTTCAGGGCCAGCAAATGTTGGCGGATCTGAACGCCTTGGCATTTCGCCTTGAAAATGATCGAGGCGTAAAAGTTGTTGTTTTCCAATCCGCGAATCCCGACATCTGGGTTTGCCACTACGACACCGATTTGTTGAAAGAAATGCCCACAGAAGCCATTGCGCGGGACGAAGCCGAGGTGCTCGATTTGCAGGCGGTATGTGAGCGCATGAGCAAGGTACCGCAGGCGACGATTGCCAAACTTGAAGGTATGGCGCGTGGCGGCGGCCATGAATTCGCGCTGGCGCTGGATATGCGCTTTGGTGCGCGTGGTAAGTACAAGATGATGCAGATGGAAGTCGCTATGGGTATTTTGCCATGTGGTGGCGGCGCATCACGGATGGCGCGTCAGGCCGGGCTAGGGCGTGCGCTCGAGATCTGTCTGAGTGCGAGAGATTTTGACGCAGATGAGGCCGAAGCGTACGGGACTATTAACAAGGCTCTGGATCCAGATGAAATTGGGCCCTATGTAGAAAACCTTGCCAACCGGATTGCGAAATGGCCGGCGCATTCCATCAATGCGACGAAGAAAATGGTGTATGAATCGATTGATCGGCCGATCGTCGATGCCTTGAAGGCGGAGGCCTATTGGCTGTATCAAGCAACAAGTCATACCCCTGCGGTGAAGCGCTTTACCTGGGCCAATGATGAAGGTGCACAGTTTGATCTCGACAATCAGAAAGACTGGGAAAAACTCGTGGTGCAGGTTCAGGACGTGAATTGATGAGCGGTGTGGCTAACCGGAAGGTTGTAGAAGATTTTTGGCGTTGTTTTTCGGCAACGGACACTGACGGTGCGCGCGCTCTGTTGCATGAAGATGTCACCTGGCGTGCCATGGGCCAACAAGGTGGGCTGCCCATTTCTGGTGAAATGGATCTCGATGGCATCTTGGCGCTGATGCAGTCGGTTCGTGAATCCTCTAAGGACGGCCTGGCGCTGAAAATGCTCGAGTGGACTCTCGACGGTGAGCGTGTCGCCGTCGAGATGGAGGGGCTCGCGCATATGAACAATGGTAAGACCTATAACAATCGATATCATTTTCTGGTTATTGTCCACGACGGCAAGATTCTGCGGCTGCGGGAGTATGGTGATACCGACCAGGTTCGGCGGGTGTTTTTGGAATAAACGCCCGAAATCCTGTCTTGGAACCGCATAGAAATATGCCGTAATTACGCGGTTCCAAAGCGGGTTGTGCTGACGACCACTGAGTGGGCCGATACATGACGCATTTAAAGTCCGATACCCTTTAGTATTCGACATAGCGTATTTATGCCTTTAGAATGGTTTCATTGCTGAAATCCGGACTTCTGGCGCATCTATGGCTATTCCACACCCCGTTCCACTCTATCCCACGTACAGTGAGCTCAAAGATCTGAGCTTCAACAATTACCCGGACCTCAACAAGTTTCTGCAGGATGGCGATTCCTGGTGGGTGCCGCATTGGCTATGGGGCCAGGAGTTTCTCTCTTACACGGGCCGTAACAAGTCTGAACATACCTATACACGCTTTCGCAACGAAACCGAGCGCTTTCTCCTGTGGCTGTTCCTGGTCAAAGGTGTACCCATGGAGCGGCTACGCAAAGCGGACATTCTCGAATACGCAGATTTCTGCTGGCAGCCACCGGTTGATTGGATCTGCCTGGCGAACCACGAGAAGTTTCAGTTCAACAATGGTCGTTTTGTGGCCAATACTGCCTGGGCGCCATTCAAGCTGAAAGTACCGAAAAACCTCGAAAATACGAATTCTGAGCCGGATAAGCGCAAATACAAGCCATCTCAACAGACTTTGACGGCGACCTTTACCGGAATCATCGCATTCTATAAGTATTTGATGAATGAAGAGCATCTATATGGAAACCCCGCCCAAATCGCCAAGCGGGATTGCCGGCATTTCATCAAGGATGCCCAGGTCAAAGAAGTCCGACGCTTAACCGAGGCCCAGTGGCAATACGTATTTGATGTTGCGCTGACGATGGCCGATGAAGACCCAATCTACGAACGTAGCCTGTTTGTTATCTGTGCCTTAAAGACATTGTTTCTGCGGATATCTGAGCTGTCAGAGCGTCCACAATGGAGCCCGATTATGAGCCACTTCTGGCAGGACACTGATGGCAACTGGTGGTTGAAGATTTTTGGTAAAGGCCGGAAATTGCGTGATATCACCGTACCAGACAGTTTTATCCCGTTTTTAAAGCGCTACCGGGCCTACCGGGGCATGAGCCCTTTTCCGTCAGCTGGCGAGAATCAGCCAATCGTCGAAAAGATTCGCGGTCAGGGCGGCATGACTTCACGACAGCTTACCCGTGTTGTGCAGCAGGTATTCGATCGC includes these proteins:
- a CDS encoding PAS domain-containing protein; translated protein: MEKSQLDAFENVPFYVWAKDDAGVYLWANKRMDEYAGTRVAGKTDYDISAPDVAASLQADDKIVAQTDTVHTFNEQVDDPKRGRVTLSVCKYPGELDGKRCVFGVSFFVETS
- a CDS encoding tetratricopeptide repeat-containing sulfotransferase family protein is translated as MRAGTTAIRLSPEDPEAYYNLAIAQADSGQTAMAIANYKAAIARSPNHLMANNNLGTLLSQAGEFTEAEYYLRQAIAIKPDFINPHYNLATIHKYQAQDSHRQQLEALAAKADSLTQQDQAKVWFALGKANEDCKEYPQAFEAYRNGNQNQAASIKFDHARLREQEQQIRKRYCLEYLTANKPTHRQGAEAVFIVGMPRAGSTLVEQILHAHPDCHGAGEIRTLGLAIERNLGQGKTAQASKTLDYTAIGKDYLNALWELAPEAKHISNKMPANFAHLGLIQLALPDAKIIHVQRHPMDTLFSNFSKLYSEGVYWSYSFEGLACYYRYYRAVMDHWQQVLPPNTILSVNYETLIEDPRAQIARILDFIGVGWSDECLNFHKSDRTVKTASVAQVRKPIYKSSSARWKRFENALMPLHDLISDLLPD
- a CDS encoding DUF2007 domain-containing protein, which gives rise to MKLVYTHENIAIASNVQSILEAAGIETELKNEFSGAGRGELGVFDTWPEVWVRSEAQYKKARQLVDSITELPEGGDWRCGTCGEENGAAFFTCWYCQSKKPES
- a CDS encoding enoyl-CoA hydratase/isomerase family protein, whose product is MPYENFQTFTVEVKGAVAWVTFDFPPVNVQGQQMLADLNALAFRLENDRGVKVVVFQSANPDIWVCHYDTDLLKEMPTEAIARDEAEVLDLQAVCERMSKVPQATIAKLEGMARGGGHEFALALDMRFGARGKYKMMQMEVAMGILPCGGGASRMARQAGLGRALEICLSARDFDADEAEAYGTINKALDPDEIGPYVENLANRIAKWPAHSINATKKMVYESIDRPIVDALKAEAYWLYQATSHTPAVKRFTWANDEGAQFDLDNQKDWEKLVVQVQDVN
- a CDS encoding nuclear transport factor 2 family protein, with amino-acid sequence MANRKVVEDFWRCFSATDTDGARALLHEDVTWRAMGQQGGLPISGEMDLDGILALMQSVRESSKDGLALKMLEWTLDGERVAVEMEGLAHMNNGKTYNNRYHFLVIVHDGKILRLREYGDTDQVRRVFLE
- a CDS encoding tyrosine-type recombinase/integrase, with protein sequence MAIPHPVPLYPTYSELKDLSFNNYPDLNKFLQDGDSWWVPHWLWGQEFLSYTGRNKSEHTYTRFRNETERFLLWLFLVKGVPMERLRKADILEYADFCWQPPVDWICLANHEKFQFNNGRFVANTAWAPFKLKVPKNLENTNSEPDKRKYKPSQQTLTATFTGIIAFYKYLMNEEHLYGNPAQIAKRDCRHFIKDAQVKEVRRLTEAQWQYVFDVALTMADEDPIYERSLFVICALKTLFLRISELSERPQWSPIMSHFWQDTDGNWWLKIFGKGRKLRDITVPDSFIPFLKRYRAYRGMSPFPSAGENQPIVEKIRGQGGMTSRQLTRVVQQVFDRAYEEMRQAEGEDHAYKLKEASSHWLRHTGASMEVERGRALKDLSEDLGHSSMATTDTIYVHTESKVRAKSGKQRDVK